A single region of the Pseudomonas solani genome encodes:
- a CDS encoding malic enzyme-like NAD(P)-binding protein, whose product MSDLKTAALEYHAQPRPGKLSVELTKPTATARDLSLAYSPGVAEPVREIARDPELAFKYTGKGNLVAVISDGTAILGLGNLGPLASKPVMEGKGVLFKRFAGVDVFDIEVDAESPQAFIDTVKRISITFGGINLEDIKAPECFEIERTLIEQCDIPVFHDDQHGTAIVTAAGMLNALEISGKSLPEAKIVCLGAGAAAISCMKLLVSMGAKVENIFMIDRKGVIHASRDDLNQYKAVFAHETPKRTLSDALEGADVFVGLSGANLLSAEDLKRMAPNPIVFACSNPDPEIQPELAHATRNDVIMATGRSDYPNQVNNVLGFPFIFRGALDVRATRINEEMKIAAALALRDLAKLPVPKDVCDAYGVDSLEFGREYIIPKPMDKRLITIVSDAVAKAAIESGVATLPYPKHYPLKSVDDVFNG is encoded by the coding sequence ATGTCTGATCTGAAAACTGCCGCTCTCGAGTACCACGCCCAGCCCCGTCCCGGGAAACTCAGCGTCGAGCTGACCAAGCCGACCGCCACCGCCCGCGACCTGTCGCTGGCCTACAGCCCGGGTGTGGCCGAGCCCGTCCGCGAGATCGCCCGCGATCCGGAGCTGGCCTTCAAGTACACCGGCAAGGGCAACCTGGTGGCAGTGATCTCCGACGGCACCGCGATCCTCGGTCTGGGTAACCTCGGCCCGCTGGCCTCCAAGCCGGTCATGGAAGGTAAAGGCGTGCTGTTCAAGCGCTTCGCCGGTGTCGACGTGTTCGACATCGAAGTCGACGCCGAGAGCCCCCAGGCCTTCATCGACACCGTCAAGCGCATCTCCATCACCTTCGGCGGCATCAACCTCGAAGACATCAAGGCGCCCGAGTGCTTCGAGATCGAGCGCACCCTGATCGAGCAGTGCGACATCCCGGTCTTCCACGATGACCAGCACGGCACCGCGATCGTGACCGCTGCCGGCATGCTCAACGCTCTGGAAATCTCCGGGAAGAGCCTGCCGGAAGCCAAGATCGTTTGCCTCGGCGCGGGCGCTGCAGCCATCTCCTGCATGAAGCTGCTGGTGAGCATGGGTGCCAAAGTCGAAAACATCTTCATGATCGACCGCAAGGGCGTGATCCATGCCAGCCGCGACGATCTGAACCAGTACAAGGCGGTCTTCGCCCATGAAACGCCCAAGCGCACCCTCTCGGACGCGCTGGAGGGTGCGGATGTGTTCGTCGGCCTGTCGGGTGCCAACCTGCTGAGCGCCGAAGACCTCAAGCGCATGGCGCCGAACCCGATCGTCTTCGCCTGCTCCAACCCGGATCCGGAGATCCAGCCGGAGCTGGCCCACGCGACCCGTAACGATGTGATCATGGCGACCGGTCGTTCCGACTACCCGAACCAGGTCAACAACGTGTTGGGCTTCCCCTTCATCTTCCGTGGTGCCCTGGACGTTCGCGCCACCCGCATCAACGAAGAGATGAAGATCGCCGCCGCACTGGCCCTGCGTGACCTGGCCAAGCTGCCGGTGCCCAAGGATGTGTGTGATGCCTACGGCGTGGACTCCCTGGAGTTCGGCCGTGAGTACATCATTCCGAAGCCCATGGACAAGCGCCTGATCACCATCGTTTCCGATGCCGTGGCCAAGGCTGCCATCGAGTCCGGCGTGGCGACCCTGCCCTACCCGAAACACTATCCGCTGAAGTCGGTGGATGACGTGTTCAACGGTTGA
- a CDS encoding M48 family metalloprotease gives MPALPILLLCLLLSLLTGCAVNPATGERNFVMMSESQELDLGSRYNQQIQKEYPRYADDRLQAYVQRVGERVAKHSHRANLNYIFTVVDSPDINAFALPGGYIYIHRGLMAYLNSEAELAAVLAHEVGHVTARHSVQQQSQSQAWNILGQAVAIGTGVSAAGDLTNVLGGAMVRGYGRDMELQADGLGAQYLARSGYDPQAMIEVVKVLKNQEEFARDEAKRKGQEVPESGSYHGVFDTHPDNDTRLQQVVGPARALAGGQQEVNRDAYLKAIEGLPFGDSTESGIQRGQQFYHVGLDFALRYPDGWGLINRSDALIGHTADQQAFIAMQLAERTPGLTPAELLHKRAGRQRLVMEETFSKDGVIGVTAVIPGDSARRVAVVFKGDQAYLFIAGMRGRASLETEDANFLSVIHSFRSLKPEEKNLAQPLRLHLVQVKAGETIRSMARGAGLPGDPVELENRIRLMNNLYPIGEPKAGDWLKVVR, from the coding sequence ATGCCCGCTTTGCCTATTCTGCTGCTCTGCCTACTGCTCTCCCTCCTCACCGGCTGCGCCGTCAACCCGGCTACCGGTGAACGCAATTTCGTGATGATGAGCGAAAGCCAGGAACTCGACCTCGGCAGCCGCTACAACCAGCAGATCCAGAAGGAATACCCGCGCTACGCCGATGATCGGCTGCAGGCTTATGTGCAGCGGGTGGGCGAGCGCGTGGCGAAGCACAGCCATCGCGCCAACCTCAATTACATCTTCACCGTGGTCGACTCGCCGGACATCAACGCCTTCGCCCTGCCGGGCGGCTACATCTATATACATCGCGGCCTGATGGCCTACCTGAACTCCGAGGCGGAGCTGGCGGCGGTGCTGGCCCACGAGGTGGGCCACGTGACGGCGCGCCACAGCGTGCAGCAGCAGAGCCAGTCCCAGGCCTGGAACATCCTTGGCCAGGCGGTGGCCATCGGCACCGGCGTCAGTGCGGCGGGCGACCTGACCAATGTGCTGGGCGGCGCGATGGTCCGGGGGTACGGCCGTGACATGGAGCTGCAGGCCGATGGCCTTGGCGCACAGTACCTGGCCCGCAGCGGCTACGACCCCCAGGCGATGATCGAGGTGGTCAAGGTGCTGAAGAACCAGGAGGAGTTCGCCCGCGACGAGGCCAAGCGCAAGGGGCAGGAAGTACCCGAGTCGGGCAGCTACCACGGCGTTTTCGATACCCACCCGGATAACGACACGCGCCTGCAGCAGGTGGTCGGGCCGGCTCGCGCCCTGGCCGGTGGGCAGCAGGAGGTGAACCGCGATGCCTACCTGAAGGCCATCGAGGGCTTGCCCTTCGGTGACTCCACTGAGTCGGGCATCCAGCGCGGGCAGCAGTTCTATCACGTCGGCCTGGATTTCGCGCTGCGCTACCCGGATGGCTGGGGGCTGATCAACAGGTCGGATGCGCTGATCGGTCACACCGCCGACCAGCAGGCCTTCATCGCCATGCAGTTGGCGGAGCGCACCCCGGGGCTGACGCCTGCGGAGCTGCTGCACAAGCGCGCGGGCCGCCAGCGCCTGGTGATGGAGGAGACGTTCAGCAAGGATGGCGTGATAGGCGTGACGGCGGTTATTCCCGGCGATTCCGCCCGACGTGTGGCTGTCGTCTTCAAAGGGGATCAGGCGTATCTCTTTATCGCTGGGATGAGAGGAAGGGCCTCCCTGGAAACGGAGGATGCGAACTTCCTTTCCGTCATCCACAGCTTCCGCTCGCTCAAGCCCGAAGAGAAGAACCTGGCCCAGCCCCTGCGGCTGCATCTGGTGCAGGTGAAGGCCGGTGAAACCATCAGGAGCATGGCTCGCGGCGCTGGTTTGCCGGGGGATCCCGTCGAGCTGGAAAATCGTATCCGATTGATGAATAATTTGTATCCAATCGGCGAGCCGAAAGCGGGGGATTGGCTTAAAGTCGTACGTTAG